The window GAAACATAAAATTGAAGAGTTATCCCCTGCCTTAGTGCCGATAAAGATAAAGGAAAGTTGGGTGTGGGAGCTTCAAGGGTTGGGCTTGAAAAATGTGGAAATAAGCGCTTGGCAGAATGATAAAAAACAATGTAGCGCATTTGGCGAATGCCTGTTCACTCATTTCGGCTTGAGCGGACCGATTATCTTGGATATAAGTAAGCAAGTTGGGGAGTTGTTGAAAAATGGAAAAGTAAAAATAGCCATTGATTTAAAACCAGCATTGGATTCAATAAAATTAGACGAACGCATTAAAAGGGATTTTCAAAAATATCAGAATAAATCATTTAAAAATTCTTTAGATGATTTATTGCCTCGTAAATTAATAGGCATTGTAGTGAAAATGTCTAAAATAGACCAAGAGAAAAAAGTAAACAGTATAACCAAAGAAGAAAGACATCGCGTGGCAAAAATTTTAAAAAATTTGGAAATGACTGTGGAGGGATTATTGGAATTTGATTCAGCGATAGTCACCAAGGGAGGGGTTTGTCTGAAAGAAATAGATAGTCAAACAATGAAGTCAAAGATAATTGACAATTTATATTTTGCCGGCGAAATTATTGATATAGACGGACCAACTGGCGGATTCAATCTCCAGTCATGCTGGAGCACTGGTTTTTTGGCAGGCGAGAGTGCTGTGAAAGAAAAATAATGCGATTAACATATGTCGTTGGATTTAAATATATTTTTTTTCTTAAATGGGTTGACGGACAAATCGCGTGTTTTTGATATTATTGTTATTTTTTTCGCCCAATATATCCAATATTTTTTAGTTGTTTTATTTTTCATTTTTCTTTTTTATTGCTTGAAAAATAAGCAGGAAAAAATTCGTGCTTTTTTGACAACTATTGTCTCCATTATTGTATCTCGTGTCTGTATCACAGGACTTATTCGTCTTTTTTATCATCGTCCAAGGCCGTTCATTTTTAATAGTATTCATCAATTGATATTTTCTAACGGATATTCTTTTCCCTCTGGGCATTCGGCATTTTTTTTCGCAATGGCAACAGCGATTTATTTTTACAATAAAAAATTGGGTATAACTTTTTTTATTGCAGCGATATTTATGAATATGAGCCGTGTTATCTCTGGGGTTCACTATCCTTCTGACATTGTGGGTGGAATGATTATAGGCATAATATCCGCGTTATTTGTGCGTTTTTTCACAGAAAAAAGATTTAATAAAAAATTAGAGATTCATTAATATATTTTTTTAATTGTTAATAACTTTTTCTATTGACACGCATTGTGTGTAATCTATTATTAATAATAGAAAGGGATATTAAGGGTTGGTCTCCTTACCGCCTTTCATTGAAAACGGTTTAGCAAGGTAGAGAATAATTATATTATTCTCTTTGCCCCAGACGGCCGTTGGTCAAATGCCAGCAAAGAAAAAGAAAAAGAAATAAAACAAAAGGCACCCTTGAGGTGCCTTTTGTTTTGGCTCGCATCGCGTGTTTCTTTTTTTAGGCACCTCTGGATAAGTCCACTTGACAGCTTTTTTAGTTAGAATATAATCTTTTTCAGAATGGTTTTATGAGGTTGGTCTCTCATAATCATTCGGATAATATATTGGACTTGAGAATATCAGAGAGAAAGATTTTTCTCAAGATATTAGTGAGCCCATAAAAATAATGATTAACGACGAATTATTATTCGACGACTGGGATAATGAGTCCGAAGAAGAGGAAGTTGAAGGACTATCTCTAGAAGAGGATGAAGAGGATCTCGGAGAAGACAAAGAGTCAGAAGATGAGGAATAGATAATAAGAAACAAAGAATAAAGAAGCGTCGTAATTGGCGCTTCTTTATTCTTTGTTTTGCCTAAGTGTGATATTGTAAAATAGCGGTAATCAATCATTTCAATTATTGCTCATATGTATCAGAAAACAGTTTTAAAAAACGGATTAAGAATAATTACTGTGCCGGATAAAAACACTCAAGCAGTGACGGTTTTGTTTTTGGTAAAAACAGGAAGCAAAAATGAAACAAAAGAGACAAATGGCATCTCTCATTTTTTAGAGCATATGCTTTTTAAGGGCACAAAAAAACGCCCTACTTCCACAGATGTCGCTGAATCGCTGGACAAGGTGGGCGGGAGTTACAACGCTTTTACGAGCGAAGAATACACAGGGTATTTCGCTAAAGTGGAGGCGTCTCATTTTGATTTGGCGCTGGATTGGGTGGCAGACATTTATTTAAATTCTATTTTGCCTGAAAAAGAAATGAGAAAAGAGAAAGGAGTGATTGTAGAGGAAATCAATATGTATCATGATAATCCAATGGCGCATATCGTGAACCTCTGGAAGAAATTGCTTTATGGAGACCAGCCAGCTGGATGGAGCGTGGCAGGAGAAAAATCAAGCGTAAGAGGAATTACCAGACAAGAACTATTATCTTATTGGAGAACCCATTATACTACTTTAAATTCATTGGTCTGTATAGCTGGGAATTTTGACACACCGGAAGCAAAGAAAAAAATAAGGGAATATTTTTCTAAATTATCAAAAGGCAAAATCCGCCCCAAGCCGAAAGTAATTGAAAGCCAGAAAAAACCGAATTCATTGATTTATTTTAAAAAGACCGACCAAACGCACCTTTGCCTTGGAGTCAGAGCGTATAACTTATTTCATCCAAAAAGATATGCTATGGAATTATTAGCTATAATGTTGGGAGGGATGATGAGCTCCCGCTTGTTTATAGAAGTGCGGGAAAAACTTGGACTCGCTTATTATATTGTCACCTTGCCAGAGAGCGACCCAAACACAGGATTCCTTTTAACAAGAGCAGGAGTGGATAATAAAAATGTTGATAAGGCAATCAGGGCGATTCTGGGGGAATATAAGAATATGAAAGAAAAAACCGTGTCAAAAGCAGAGCTCCAGAAAGCCAAGGATTATATCAAGGGCAAGATGGCGCTTTCATTGGAAGCGTCTGACGCATTAGCTTCTTTTTATGGAGCACAGGAGCTTTTACAAAATAAAATTTTGAGCCAAAAGCAAATTTTTAAAGAGATTGATAAAATTAAACCAGAGGATATATTAGAAGTCGCTCAAGATATTTTTCAGCCCGAGAAATTAAACCTTGCCTTGCTCGGTCCGTTTAAAGACAAAAAGATATTTGAAAACTTACTAAAAGAGTTCTAATATTAATATAATAAACAAGCGACACAATGAACGAGGATGGGCAAATAGATTATATTTCAGACAGCATGGGTGGAACTAATGGCTCCCGTGTTTTAGATATTTCCTGGGCAACTATTTTAAAAATTATATCTGCATTAGCCGTAATTTATTTTGTTTTTTTGGTAAGAGATATTCTTATTTGGTTTATTTTTGCATTGGTAATTTCTATTCTATTTAATCCAGCCATAAATTTTCTTCGTAAATTTCGCATCCCAAGAGTACTGGCGGCAATCTTGATTTATTTGAGCACCTTTGTTTTTCTTGGAGTGTTTATATACATCCTCGCTCCTTTGCTTTTTTCGGAATTACAACATTTTAGCGTCAACCTACCGACATATTTTGACCAAGCATCCCCGTATTTCAGCGGTTTAAAAATAGAGGCATTGCAGAACTTCCAGTCATTCACCGAAGCATTGGGCAGAGGCCTGTCCAGCGCCTCATCCAATATATTCAC is drawn from Patescibacteria group bacterium and contains these coding sequences:
- a CDS encoding NAD(P)/FAD-dependent oxidoreductase — its product is MTKGENDFDVAVIGAGPAGMIAAGRAGELGAKVILLEKNKKPGRKLILTGKGRCNFTNAEFNLNKFVENYGKNGKFLFHSFFVFGPQKVIKFFEKLGVKTKIERGKRVFPKSDDADDILKSLIKYLLKGRVKISYNSEVIGIEQRKNRIQKLILKDSEIFAKKYIFCTGGKSYSLTGSTGDGFKWASDLKHKIEELSPALVPIKIKESWVWELQGLGLKNVEISAWQNDKKQCSAFGECLFTHFGLSGPIILDISKQVGELLKNGKVKIAIDLKPALDSIKLDERIKRDFQKYQNKSFKNSLDDLLPRKLIGIVVKMSKIDQEKKVNSITKEERHRVAKILKNLEMTVEGLLEFDSAIVTKGGVCLKEIDSQTMKSKIIDNLYFAGEIIDIDGPTGGFNLQSCWSTGFLAGESAVKEK
- a CDS encoding phosphatase PAP2 family protein, producing the protein MSLDLNIFFFLNGLTDKSRVFDIIVIFFAQYIQYFLVVLFFIFLFYCLKNKQEKIRAFLTTIVSIIVSRVCITGLIRLFYHRPRPFIFNSIHQLIFSNGYSFPSGHSAFFFAMATAIYFYNKKLGITFFIAAIFMNMSRVISGVHYPSDIVGGMIIGIISALFVRFFTEKRFNKKLEIH
- a CDS encoding insulinase family protein, translating into MYQKTVLKNGLRIITVPDKNTQAVTVLFLVKTGSKNETKETNGISHFLEHMLFKGTKKRPTSTDVAESLDKVGGSYNAFTSEEYTGYFAKVEASHFDLALDWVADIYLNSILPEKEMRKEKGVIVEEINMYHDNPMAHIVNLWKKLLYGDQPAGWSVAGEKSSVRGITRQELLSYWRTHYTTLNSLVCIAGNFDTPEAKKKIREYFSKLSKGKIRPKPKVIESQKKPNSLIYFKKTDQTHLCLGVRAYNLFHPKRYAMELLAIMLGGMMSSRLFIEVREKLGLAYYIVTLPESDPNTGFLLTRAGVDNKNVDKAIRAILGEYKNMKEKTVSKAELQKAKDYIKGKMALSLEASDALASFYGAQELLQNKILSQKQIFKEIDKIKPEDILEVAQDIFQPEKLNLALLGPFKDKKIFENLLKEF